In Brachypodium distachyon strain Bd21 chromosome 5, Brachypodium_distachyon_v3.0, whole genome shotgun sequence, the genomic window CATCTCGTCGATCTCGCGCAAGAAGATTACACAAATTCTCCACTGGAGGGGTGACCGAAACCCAGGGGAATGGGAAAAAAGAGCGATGAAGGGTGATATGATCTTAGCGAGTGCATGATGAACTTATCTCCACCAAAGGGTGGTTATGCGCCTAAGGGGCCAGAGTGTAAAGGAAGGGCAGTACACAACAAGTTGACGATACTAATAGAGGCAACCAAGCAGCGGTAAGGTGGGAACTTTGGAACAACTAATTAGGCGTGAAGGGAGTTGGAACGCAACCTCACCGATAGATCATGAGCGATAAAGGCCCTTCAAGAAGGTAATGACGCaggagcaccaccaccacttaTCCAGCAAGCCCGATCAAGGGGTTCCCCTGAACTCATTGATGCACGCCGGGAATCCAAtaaggggctgtttggttgggctgCCTGCACCTGGGTTGCACCCACCATGCAGATGTTAGCTTCTTTGGTTTCCTAGATGGGTTCAGGCCAGATGAAAAAAAGGCCTCCTCACACCGCATCCCGGGTACTCTCGAATCGAGCGTTTTTTCGATGCATTGCTCCTTCTCTCGTCTCTTTCTCATCTCGACGGATCTCGTCCCCATCGAGGCTGCTCCCCTGCTCGCAGTACGTGCGCCGCTCGCCGGCAGCCACCACGTCCATTTCTTCAACTAACGCCTCTGTCCACCTCATCCGCTCACCGGCAGCCGCCGTTCCTCCCCATCCACTCGCGCGCCGGCCGTTGTTCTCCCTCTCCGCTCGCCGACCGCCGTTCTCCCTCTCAATCAAAGGCTGCCGCTgttcctcctccgctcgccggccaccatacctcctcctccgccgccgccgccgctcctcctcttccgcctCCTACCGccactcctctgtcccggcaGCAGCTCCACCATGCATCGAACACCAAACACACAGCTGCAGCTTGGGGATGCACCCCAGCTGCTGCATCCTGAGCTGCAGTACCCCTCATGCGATGCGACCAGAAGCCATCAGACCAACCAAAGACACCTAAAACGCACCCCAAGGAGATGGGAGGTACCCTCAGGAGTTGCGGGTCAATGGCACACAGGCCCCAGATTTCTCCGCAGATTCCACAAGTTGAGCTCCTATAGCATCAGATCGGAAACGAGAAGGGAACCGAACCGTAGCGTGGCGCCCAAAATGGAGAGGTTACGATGATGAAGCAGAGCAGAAACGTCACCCACCTTCCAGCCCAAAGTGCAGCAGAAAACAGTACCACAGGCCGGACAGGGCATGCGGATACACACCGTAGACCGCTGCATGCGGGGGAGTTGGGGCTAGCTAGgtgccgcgccggccagctGCATCTCAGCCAGAACAGGGCACACAAGGGGTGGCCTTGCCGGAGGGACCTTGATCTTGACAGGTAGGCGGAGCTTGAGGCAGCAGATACGATGGATGCCAGCGCAGCTCTTCCGACGAGAAAACCGGGCCCGTCAGTGGGAGGAGGCCGCAAAGACCCAGGGATGGTGGGAGCAGAGTTTTGGATTTGAGGGATTTTGGATCGATGGGAGAGGGGCACGAGAGCAGGAGAGAGCTGCCTTGCCGCCACCTTCATCGGAGGATGCGTGGGGACAGCCACCTCAGGCGACGGTAAGGGGAAGGAGGGGTGGCATCGAGCTCAAGAGAAACAGAGAACTACATTTTCTTGGACACAGAAAACTGGAATTGCACCTTTTGAATTTGGGTGGAACTTACATCCAGGTCCCACCTGGAAATGACACTAAAAATAGCACACAAGAGCCTGCACACGTTTGAGGAAGGCCCATGCGCTTTTGGAGTAGCTGCCACGTGGGACCCAAATGTGAGTTTGGTCCTAAACTAGtgtaattttttaaaacaaagagTGTAAATTTTTGGCATTTAGTCAACAAAGAGTGTATTTTAAAAATGTACTCTTAAATAATTAAACTAGCTTCATAGACAGTCACATTGGTATAATATTTCCAACAAAAGTATCGACCATATGAAGTAATAGTATAATAGAGCACTGAAAATATTAGCCAACTGCTGCACTGGCAATAAAAGAATAATTAAGTACTCAGATATCTCGTGCTCTTACCATGTCTGCACGGGAGAAGTCTAAGCATGTCACCATTATCATAGTCTTCTAAACAAATGGCACAAGCATCTTCAGAAGTACTTCCACTTGAGCAGGGAGCTTTATACACCAAGCAAGGAAGCTTATCCACCACGTGTTTCTTGATGTAAGGTGGGCGATTATCAACTCCATGCCGTAGAAGTCGGCAGTTCCGAGCAAAGAGAAATGAAGCCAAAACTGATATGATGACAACAAGTGATACGAATGACATTACCAACACCGTCCCTGCAGTCTCATCCATCGAAGATTCTATGCAGCACTCACTATCTTCACCTCTAGCAAACTTCTTCAAAGTTTCCCCAGCCATTTTGGATAGGAATACCGCAGGTATGTGTATGCCCTCAGAATCACCAACCACTAAATTAAGAAAAAGGATGAACTAAATATCCTGCAGCGTATCTCCAACTGTATTTAAAAACACAGAAATGTCTTTTCAAAACACCAGTAGCACAAAATCACCTGTAGGTAGAGTTAACCTGATTATGTTGTCAGTTTGTCACTAACATCAGAAACCCTTTCTCTGTTTATCTTCAAGACACTCTTTCATGGGTTATAATTTATAATCGCACACTAGTGCTAGTTTATCTATGCATTTCCAATGACACAAAATTAGAGTAAGTTTTGTTTACTTGCGACTAATAAAAAAACCATATCAAGTAACTGCATTTAAAATGTGTGTTTTGTTTTAACCCTGTAAAATACTAATAGAAAGGAGAAGATCAGCATTACACTAATATACAAATTGCACAGCCCATCATCTGACATGATAGCAACATCTATGATCGCATTGTTCTGACTGAGATCATAAACATCTTCCTAATCTTACAGCAGGTCTGTATTAAAGATAACAGTATTGGCAGCTATGTATTTGTAATGTAGCAAGTTGCAAGTTTCATTGACTTACAGTCAAGATCACAGCACTACCAAGTGAAGCATGGGACGGGTAGAAACTGAATAGCTATATAATACTAGGTTTCTGGTAAAACACTAACAGGAAGGACTTTTAAGTTGGTGTCCATAAGTTTAATCGCTAAGTCACTTCGCTTCGTAAGTTACCTGGTATGTCTTTCACTTTCCCATATTACATAAACATATACAAAAATTATCGCTGAGTTTAACTATGTGCTCCACATCACACTTTGGCAGAAAGTAGAAACCAAAATTAGATCAAGTATGCATGTTGTTCATGCTAGGTTTGGTCATGCTAGATTTAGATTAAAATAAGAGCTATAGAGTGTTCAATGTTGAGGCATTAATAGAGCATAACAGGGAGGGACGAAGAGACTAGAGGCGGAACTCACTGGAGTAGAGGCTGGCcttctcctcgtcgtcgtACACTACAACGGCGTTGAAGCCCGCTCTCTGCGCCTCCCGCACCTTGTCCTCGAAGCTGCAGTTCCCCCGGACGACCAGCACGAACGCCCTCCCACCCGAGCCGGCGCTGTTCTTGATGGGCGTGCAGGCGTCGGAGGGGTCTGCTGAGCGCAATGACCCGCATATCCCGTCGCCGCTCACGCGGGGCCCTGCGTCGCCGACGGGGTTTAGAAAGAGGGATTCCATGGAGAGGATGGGGAAGCGGGCCGATTAGTGCTCACCGAAGCGCGCGGGGGCGTCAAGGAAGGAGCTACCGCGGAGGCGGACAAGACCCGCGCAggggcggacggcggcggcgaggagaaggagaaggaagcGGGGGCTCATCGTCGGGACACTAGAACTTGAGAAGCTCGGATTTcaccatttctttttctcctttttattTTCGTTCCATCTCTCTCACACGGTGCCGGCTACCCGTGTTGTACCAAGCTCTACTTCTAAAATCAGTCTGGAATTTAACCAGTGCGTTTGGACCGAATTCGCAATGGAATTAACCAGTTTCTACTTCTAAAATCAGTTTCCTGCTTTGGAATTCGCAATGGAATTCTGTTGTTTTTTGGTTGTGACTGGAATTGGCATCCAAATGTCATGGAATTGAACTACAACTAAAATACGTCTTCTCCAAAACAGACCCCGAAACCTCCGTATGTTGTGGAATTGACTTTCACTACTCCTTTTCCTAAGACGACAGCAGCAACTAACCACCGCCACCGTCGCAGGTTCGTCGCCGACCACAGTTGTCATCGGAGTTCGCCGAtcgccggcgaccaccgcTGCTGGAGATTCCTGGCAGGCTGCTATTTGATTTGGACCCTATCATCttctcttcatcttcttcatcttcctcaacTCCGACTGGCCATTGCCCGAGTCATTCCTCAAGCCCCGCTATCTCCGAGCCCTGTCGCCTTCTCCACCGGCTCCGCAACACTGAGAAGAACTCATCGGTGCTCTCGCCAACTCCATGCTAGCCTCGAGAAACTCCCGCATCAAAGCTCTACTCGgttcgccgcccgccgccgacaagCGCTTCTTTCAGCTGCAGTGAGTTCCCACCCGTaacctccaccgccgcccacgagcgcctcctcccgctgAAGTGAATTCCCACATTCAACCTCCACACCCTCGCGTCGTTGCCCCGCCACCACTTCTGCTTTCGCTTCCAAGGCCTCCCTCTGTTGACGAGCGCAGCCTTCCACCGTCGTGAGTTCCACTCATATCCCTCTACTGCCTGGTGTTACCTGCCCCCTCCACTCTCGATCTCCGTAGCGAGTCCCGCCCAACCGTCACCACTTCCGCTTCTGCTCGGCATGCAAGCTCTGCTCCGGTTGCCGCCCCTCGCTGACGAGTGCCTCCTTCCTCTGCAAACAGTGCCCGACCACCGTCGCCACTTTTGCGAGTGCTAAGAAGACCCGCTGGATCAGGGTGTCCTTAATGCACGCGCTGTTGAAGTGGAGAAGAATGGGGAATTCAATACGAGGGACAAACCAACTGGAAATTGGTATTGTGAGTTCATTTGATTCCACAACTAGCAATTTCATCTGAACTAAACAACAAAATTGGTATTGAAGTCCATTTCAAATCCAATATTGATTTGGTATTGGGCCGAATTCAGTTCCAAGGCTTTCAATATCTACATCCAAGTGAAGCATTAACGGAATTTATAAGAAGCGAATGTTCGCTCTTTCGTCTACTAAAGTGAACGCTCCGCTCAAACGTGACTGTGATTAGTAGTACCACCGTCGTGTGGAAGGGGCTAGTGAGCGAATGTTCGCTCCTTTTGTCTTTCCTTTAACTAAATAAAAGGTAAATTTATAAGGTTTGATATAATTTCCGTTTTAATGTTAGGTCTAGGAAACTAAAAGAGACTTAATCATTCATTATACTCCACATGGTTACCATGCGAAAACGTGCATCAAGGGCATCTTCAGAAGGCATGATCCCAAAATCACACACATGAAGATAACATACTTGACCAAAGAAGTTCTAAACTTCGACGCACTTGTTGTCTTGCATTTTAGGATtcaattttgtttcaaaaGTCGGTAATCAAGTAAGCAACGCATTTTTTGtgagaaggccaaggccataTATTAAATGAACCAACCATTATAGAACCATCTttaaagcaaaagaaaattacacacAGGTTCTTATAGGTAAATGTTGTTGTCTTCCTTCCACACTTGCCGCTAGCGCGCCGTGAGCGAAGCTCAATGCTGCCTCTTAACCTTTGAACCACGGTGGAGCTAGGATAACGTTGTTGACGTAGCAGCCAGAAAATCGCTGGTCGGATAGCCAGAAGATGCCGACGACAGTGATCTGAGAAATAGACCACCGTCCCAGAGAATAAAGAGATGAAGAAGGTTGGATGACCATCGCAGATCTGACGAGATGAATCTGAGAAGACCTGGCCTTACTAACTCCACGATGAGGTCGAAGCTGGCCGAACCTCGCCGATCAAAAAAGGAACCAAGACATGCAGATTACCTGCAAAACACAATCACAAAACTAGATCCACCACTCCTGAAGAGTAGCGACAAACCATCCTGTACTCCTCAATGTGATCAGGGCATCCCTAGTTCTTTATCGTTTTTGCCTAATGATGATCATGCTGTTCAAGATAAACCCAATGATCTAcgcattggaccaattacacgagcacgtgccaagttattagaacaacagGTAAACTCACTCCTAGCTGcacctaatgtttatattgatgagaattttatactgTCTAAatctttgtatctttgtgtaatcaggtttgaggctgaggcaaccgtggagaatggaggagaggaggccgcgtgcaaggatcatcatgtgctgttatccaacatcaagatatgcgagagggaggagagggaggcaggcgcaccacaaatgaagatggaggatacAAAACGCTAGAAGAGcaacttgtgtgcaagggacagccaacgacaagaatgatcTGCCCACAACAAGTTGAGTATGAGTATGAGGCACACCAAgacagcctacgacgagtccgacacgtctaaggggCGCCCGGACCTTCGAGTCCTTGTTTAAGCCAAGTCCTATTCGGATTGGTTGTATGAGTTTAAGTTGAACCTAGTTTGAGTATGAGTCTGAGTCCGTTTGTGTGTTTGGGCTACCCCtcgcctatatatacaaggggtacgCCTAATGTTAGGGTTAGACCAGGTTTTAGCTATTTTCGAGACTCTTGTCGATTGCGAGAAGCATTCATATGGAATCCTATACACCATCttcgtttcgatagggtgtttgTTATCTACTGAAATTTCGAGCGTAATGTGTCGTTCCgctgggaattggaagattgtgaaaccgcttgtggtcggcTGACTACTGGGGAAGTGTGTAGTGTTGCGAATTTCcgggttgcaagttcgtcgtgcggTGACGGGTGAATagccggaagatttgtagaatcatacaagttatccacgTTGCTCTCTGAAAAGATCGGACCACCCCTTATCACAACGCCACCGGCGAGATCGCCATCGACGAGGTGGATGAGGAGTTGGGAACACTTTATTCTTGACCCACACAGTgtcaccatcaccaccatagCGCCGCTGCCGGTTGAACAAACCCTAACTTTTGAGGGCGTACTGTAGCACCAAGCATGTAGAGGAGACCagaacgccgccgcctgccggcTGGGAGCCAGATGCAATCTGGGGCTATTAGCGGCTAGGgcaaagagagaggagagaaaaaTGTTTAAGTAAGCATCACATATTAAATTAACATAATGTAGCATTGTCCTTTCTTAAAATGATATATTTGGATTGCATGATTTTCATCCTACATAGACCCTTGAAATCACAGGATTTGAGTTAATCCGAACAAGAGATCAAACCTTGTTCACTTTTCACTAAGAACTCGggtgcattttattttatctcTCCTTATATTGTCCTTTCAATCCCAtagggttaattggatctatgccactctctattccaccagttgaaaatatgccattacaaaaacttgaattgaagaaatgccactctaactttcttatacCTCTATCAATGTCATTTTGTCAAATACCATCACGTATATTGTCTAAATATGTATAGACATAGCACTATACGAACAGTTTTTTCCCAATCCCAAGTCAAACAGTTCTATTCCTCTTATCCCCCACGCGCTCCTCATATCCCATCCCCAACTGTATTGCTGAACGTATGCTGTCTAAATACGTATAGACATAGgcatataattttttgaacCTTTATGGTGTCTGGAAGACTCGAACGTACCGCTGAACGTTGTAAATAGGCGTATTATGGTAAATACTGTTGTACACACactgaaatacatgtattttatgaacagTTATTAGTCTTAAGTGGACAGAATGACATTGATAGATgtataaaaaagttagagtggcatttgTCCAAGTCAggtttttgtaatggcatatctccaaccggtggaaaatgtatttatttatatAATGTACACCATCAAAAGTATCACACACAAAATTCTTGTGTTTTTAAATCCCACGGGAATCAAAGATTATGTGACATTCTTGTCGTCCCCCGCCCCCTTCTATTCATGTGTTTTCTATTCCTTGCAAATCTAAGGAGACGATAATGAAACACCGAAAATAGGCTCGTGTATATCTGCTGCAAACATGCATTACATGGATACAATTACAAAGTTTAGTTACCAAAAATATACAATCCTATATGTTTGTCTTTTTCAAATCACTTCGTTAAGTTTAAATATATATAAGCTTTATGAAAGCTACTTGAACAAGCTTTTGAGACCCACCTACCGACCTACACATAATGGCAGACGATATAAACAAGGTTAGCTCCTTTGCACGCATAATGTTTCAACAATTTTCACTTGATTTGATGAGAATTTGTGGTGAAAACACAAATGTGTTTCAACCAATCTCCACCAAGTTGTTTTTCCATGCACAAAACATTTGACAAACTTCATCTACTTTTTGAATCATATTGAATGTCTGGAGAGCTCCTACTTTGTCGTAGCTCTCCGGACCTAACTTGTAAATGTGTATACTACTACTTTAGAAAAACACATGAATACACCTTTGTAGAGCAAACCGAGCAACATGGTCTGGAGAGCTATAAAGCGAGATCACCGTCGAAGAGTTGGACGAGGAGTTGGGAACACTTTATTATTGACTCACACAAtgccaccatcaccaccatacACCTTTAAAAGTGCATTTGTgtatactactactactactttATTTGTAGTATACACATTTTTGAAGAGCTCCAACGTATGCTCATCAAATGCAAAAAAAGATAGCTCCTTTACAAGTTAGGTCTATGGTACGAGAACAAGTTTTGTTATACAAGCACGTGCATATATAGTTAGCAAGAGAAAACtttagaaaaagaaatgctTTTAGGGATACAAATATGATAGTTAGAGTATGGCTAAACTACAAGTTTTCAGGCAGACATGGCATATGTACTATGGGAATGTTTTTGTAGATGCTGATATGATAGCTATACTATGGTTAGACTACGGATCAATGCCATTAAAACCTCGTTGTGGACATTTAAAGATTGGAGAGCACAGACAACAATGAAATAAACTAGTGAAAGTAGAATTATAACTTACTGCTCATGGTTTTACATGCTCTAGTTTTGTGAGACGAAAAATGTCAAATCGAAAAGGCTGTTAAAAAAAGAGCGATAGGAAAATGTTACGGAGTACTACACAAACTACCCCGACATCAAAAGATACAGAATTCGTCAAAAGATACTGTATGAAATTCACCGAATCTCTCAGGAATTCAGTTGTTTCCAGAAACCCCAGCAGAACTGCAGAAGGATTAAACCCTATCCGTTAGATGTACTACGCCAGTAGCTGTAACCGTACGCCATGGCGCACGCCGCCACAGCCGCCGTGCCGCTGCGCCgcccgctcctcctctccctcaaaCCTaaccgcctcctctcctccctcgcacCCCCCTCAGCTCGCCGCCCGCACCCCCgcgccctccgccctgtcgcTCCCTTGCCTTCCGACGGCGAGGACTCGGGCGATGCGGAcgccggagacggcggcgccgcgtcCTTCAGGAGGAGCCGCAACGAGATGAAGCGGGAGGCTCGCCGTGCCGTGCAATGGGGCATGGAGCTCGCCAAGTTCTCCCCTCCCCAGATCAAGCGTGTCGTCAGGTGCTCACATCGCAGACGTCACGTCTGCTTGAACTTGGCATGATTTTGACGCGAGGCACCTAGTGATGATTCTCATTTTCAGAGCCGCGTCGCTGGAGAGCGAGGTGTTGGACGCTCTCATGCTCGTGAAGGTACACCCGCAGTTCTGGTAAAGAGcttgtggtcgatcaggaaaTCATGAGTGTTTCTTATCTGCAGAAATTCGGGCCTGATGTGcgggaaggaaggaggaggcagtACAATTACATCGGTATGCATATAGTTATCTTTACATCCGATAAATTTGTTGGTTTGCAGAGACTTCAGCCCCAATACTATTCAAATTTTCGAATGAATGGCAGTATTTTCTTGCCGTAGTATTGTTGTTTCGGTGCAGGCCACCCGAATTCATTTCTTAATTTTAGACAATTAAAAGTTCTGGGTCCGTCACTTGCTAGGGGTGCTCCtgagcatgcacatgatgCTGTTAACTTCTTGAGATGTTTTGCGCCAATGTTTTGAGCATTGACAACTAAGTCTTGCTCCTTTTAGACAAGTGCAGCAACACACAGAACTGATTAACTATAGGTTGAACTCGGGTTGGATTAACGCATGTTTATTGTAGCTTCACCGTGTATGAATGTTCTCACTTTCTGTGTTTAGGGATTTAGCCATTTACGTCCGCGACATTGGCAGTAATGTCTAGTTTATAGAAAGTAAATTATTTAGCTTTCAAGGAAATGTGTATCGCCTCAAGTTTTTTATGATTGTTCAttgtgtaattttattttgcacatTTATAGTATGTAAACTTTGATGAATGGATAAAATCTAccccctccaatccataataattgtcggggatttagtacgacacttattatggatcggagggagtacttagtTTTGTTGATTGGTGGACACAAAATCACTAAAGCAATAATCATTCAGAAAACATATTTTTAGTAAATAATAACTGCTTCAAGAAGTTATATTTTGTCATATATTTGCTAAGTGATCCTAAAAAGAATAGAGAGAGAAGTCCGCATTACCCCTTAAACTTGTCCTAGTGTTCGGATTACAATCCTGAACTTCACTTTGGTTTAAAATACCCCCGTGAACTCACAAAACTGTTTAGCTACCCCCTGTCCCTGCTTGACTTGTTTTTGACCCGGTTTTGTCCTAGTCAGCGATACCACTCCAGATTTTCCTCTGTCCTCTCTGCCTCATCACCTCCCAGTCAGCAGTTGGCTAAATTTGAGATGGAAACTAGAAATTTATCGCAAACCATATGCCAAAATGAGCTGAAATCTGACCAGAATGCTCACACTCAatagttttcaattttttctgaaaatacGATCTGCacagaatttttttcaaacaTTCCAGTAAATTACAAATCATTTAGTGAGCATTCTGTTCGAACTTGAGCTAATTTGGACAGATGGTTTTGGGAGAAACCTGCCCTTTAGTTCAGCCTCAAAATTGCGtccaaaatttgaactacaaATAAAAAATCGAAACAGTCCAGTAAAAGATAAATTGTTCAGTAAGCATTGTGGTAAATTTCAGCTAATTTGAAGGGATGGTTTGGGCGAAAGTTGCTTCTTTAGTTTCATCCTCAGACTTTGAGTTCAGAATTCAAACTTCAcagaaaaaattgaaaacattcCAGTAAGTCTCACATCATTCAGTTAGTATTCCGGTCAACTTTCAGCTCATTCTGACAAATGGTTTAGGAGAAACCTGCTTGTTTAGTTCTATAATTGAAATTAATGTGATTAGCTTCGACCAGGAAGCCTTCTTCGCAGTGCAGAACCTGAACTGATGGATACTCTTATCCATTCTCTGAAGAATGGAGACGATAGCAGGATACAAGCATTATTGAGTGAAATGGAAGACAAGTCAATGCCGATGGAAGACGAGGAAGTTGAAGAGTTACCTCACCAAGAAGAGGtagattcttttttcttatgaCTGGATTTACATAGTAAACACTGAACTAATGGTTTAtaatttctgaattttcaatAGGGTGATGAAGAGATTATGGAAATTGCTGATAGATGGTTTGAGGGCCTCGTTTGCAAAGATATCCCAGTTACTAATGAAGTTTATGCACTTCATAATGTTGAATTTGATCGCCAGGTATTATTTACACATACTtcaaattttcattttatGATATGACTAGATTACTAGTCCAAGCAACATTtgcactctctctctctctctctctctcgtgaCTATCACAAGTGGAGATTCTTGGCGTGAAGTGGAAAGTAAATTGGGACTAAAATTGGGTCGAGCCATGCAACAATTCCAGGGATAGGGCTTATTGGCAGCTGGTAAACTATCATACCAAATGATGGATAAGACCCCGTTAGCTAGGATTTAGGAGTAAGATCCTATTATTAGGAGGCTGCCGATTAATTAGGATTATATCGTATCGCTAGAGGTCAACCTCTTCCATAAAAAGAGAGGAATGAAGATCTGTTATCTCTTGCCAAGTTCATCTCTAGGACCTATATTCTCTCCTTATCCTAAGTCCTCATCCAAGCAGGCAGCATGTCAGCGGTAGTTACCCATGACAATGGCAGTTGCGATGCCTTCTTCAATAAAGGTGCAAAGCCGCCTCAACGACCGTGGCAAACCACGG contains:
- the LOC100836118 gene encoding uncharacterized protein LOC100836118 produces the protein MAHAATAAVPLRRPLLLSLKPNRLLSSLAPPSARRPHPRALRPVAPLPSDGEDSGDADAGDGGAASFRRSRNEMKREARRAVQWGMELAKFSPPQIKRVVRAASLESEVLDALMLVKKFGPDVREGRRRQYNYIGSLLRSAEPELMDTLIHSLKNGDDSRIQALLSEMEDKSMPMEDEEVEELPHQEEGDEEIMEIADRWFEGLVCKDIPVTNEVYALHNVEFDRQELRKLVRRVQEVQESTRKKDGGEGSDMKLSRAKKPLLMFLRSLAKKTCVE
- the LOC100845565 gene encoding receptor homology region, transmembrane domain- and RING domain-containing protein 1, whose product is MSPRFLLLLLAAAVRPCAGLVRLRGSSFLDAPARFGPRVSGDGICGSLRSADPSDACTPIKNSAGSGGRAFVLVVRGNCSFEDKVREAQRAGFNAVVVYDDEEKASLYSMVGDSEGIHIPAVFLSKMAGETLKKFARGEDSECCIESSMDETAGTVLVMSFVSLVVIISVLASFLFARNCRLLRHGVDNRPPYIKKHVVDKLPCLVYKAPCSSGSTSEDACAICLEDYDNGDMLRLLPCRHEFHTVCVDPWLTKWGTFCPVCKLEVITGE